In Risungbinella massiliensis, the genomic stretch CAAAAATGTAGGAATGGCAATCCTATAATAATCGGCTCAATTTTATTTACAAACGGAAGTACAGCTAATTGCGAAAGAAAAGGAATCAGAACTAATAAAAAAACTATCAACTTCTTAACCATTACTTGATCAATCCTCCCGTTGTCATAATTATCAAAATTTTCTGATTCAACTAGGTGAAAATAATGTCCTATATGCAGATTTCACCCGAAAAATAACTAGATGGAAACTAGTATTTCTCGAATTATAATAACTTTTATTATGTTTTACAAGTTTTTTATTAAATATTAATATTTAGTATGCGTTTTCAAAAATACGAGGATTATTTTTCTTATTTTAAAAAAGCGCTACTATTTCCCTACCTATAGTACAATCACCCCCTTTTTCAATAAAGATAGTTCATTTATATCAATCTCTCATTTCATCATTTTCATATTGTAAGAAAGTGAGGTTTTATATCATCAGAAAAAGGATGTGTTGATGATTGAATAACACCCCAACTAAAAAAGAAATTTTACAAGCATACGGAAAACTACCTCTTTCCTTTATCCCAAATAAAGGACAAAAAGAGGCACGAGTACAGTACTATACCCAATCGAAAGGATTCCAGTGTCACTTTATGACCAACGAAGTGCTCCTCACTTTTTTTGAATCCTCGACCGAAACTCCCCAAACAAACTTATCCGAACCATATCTAATTCAACAACTTGCCCAACCACAAATGGAACGAAAAATCAAAGGAATTACATTAGCTTTGCGTTTTATCCATGCAAATCCGCAGGTGAAGATCGAAGCAAGAGAAAAAACAGACGGAAAAGTTCATTATCTAAACAGGAAAGATTCTGGAAATTGGCAGACGGATCTCTCCATATATAAAGAAGTGGTATATCGCCAGTTGTGGCCTGGGGTGGATCTTGTTTTCAAAGGGGAAAACGGCAAACTTAAATATGACCTGATTGTCCAACCTGGGGCTGACTTAAACCAAATTCAATTCGCTTACGTTGGCGGAGATGAAATAGAACTAGACCAACAAGGAAATTTACAGGTTTCCACACCGTATGGTGTCTATCAAGAGCAAAAGCCTATCAGTTATCAAGAGGTTGCAGGAGAAAGAAAAGAAGTGAATAGCCAATTTCAACTAGTAGGGGATAGGGTCTTTGGTTTTGCATTAGGAACAGATTATGATCCTAACTTCCCGCTCGTGATCGATCCCACTCTCGGCTACTCTACTCTTTTGGGTGGAAGTAGTGATGATCTTGCATTTGGGATTGATATCGAT encodes the following:
- a CDS encoding DUF3311 domain-containing protein, whose translation is MVKKLIVFLLVLIPFLSQLAVLPFVNKIEPIIIGLPFLHFWLLLWIILTPLCTWGIYRIQKSEGRDE